The DNA region AGATTTTTGGTATACACCAATGGCTGAAATGAATTTTGGAGCACCCCAAATGAGTATAAGTTCTGGTCCACGGTTAACTTATGGTACAATTATTAGTTCCACACAATTGTTTACTCAAGCACTACATTCAAGTTCACATTCAACTAGCATGTCGTCTACATCTTTGATGACTCAGCCTGGCaaagaggataaaaatgaCTCTGCTAAAAGAGAATGGGAACGTGCTGCACCGGAAAATCTTCGACGAATGCATACGAGCAAAGATCTAAGAAGAATAATACATGCTGCCTCAGGTCCGGCGACCTCGAGATCTGCATCGGCAAATATAGCTGCTGATTTTCTTGGATATGTTAGTGGCCTTGACGTAACAGTACCATTGCTAAGCAGTCCACGTCTCGTTCGACGACCCTATGATCCTCTTATCTGCGAGAATACTATTCTCTCAAAAGCAACTGCCTTGGCAGCTGGAAGACACGTTGCTAAGGGCAGTGGTGGGACATCTTCAGGTACTAACAATGGTAGTCCAAgtatagtaaaaaataatataaacaaatttagtGATCCCTGGTTCGAATCGATGGACGAAAATAATACCAGATTAGCGCTTGAAATCAATCTCGTATTGATACTATGTCAAGCCCTTGAAGGTGTTAGAAGTCCAAGACTAGCATTACGAGATCGTCAATTGATAGCACGTGAAACAGCCACGGAACTAAGTGTTTTCTTCGACTTTCTTGAACACCGTGGTACTCCTGACATTTGGAAGGTCAGAGGATCTCTTCTGGATGCCGATGCAAAGGGCGTTATAATGGTTGATATTCCAGATCCTATTCAAAAGATGTCACATGCTAGACTTCGCAAAGATAGCACCATCGATAAAGCACCAGTTACTTTGGCGAATGCTGATGATAACTCGTTTATAAACGAACATAATATTCTCGAAAAGAGACTTGATGAAGGTATTCTTACTACCGGCACTTTCGCAGCAAATATCAGTAGCGTTCAATTTTTACCATTAATgggaaaattattgaaatcgGTAGTAGAATCATTGGACTCAACGCATTACTGACGTCAACATATGAGttttgtgaaaaataaaatgtcctTGTAACAAACAACATTCTCTATCACGTATGTAATAcccataaatacatatatacatacacaggtTGCTGAAagactgaaaagaaaaaaaatatcttacatTGTTTGTACAGTGATTTTTGCTATGATAAGatcataaaaaattgattaatttaattaaaaaagaaatgaaggagtTCAATAAAATccaaaatagataaataatcgtGCCTAtgtattattacgtatatcatttgtacttttttttttaaagctaaCACActacgaaaagaaatgaatatctCTTGTCAATTGCAATAAGACaaaggatatatgtatatataattaaactaaatattgtaaagattttgtaaaaaaaaaaaaagaaaaataaaataaaaaataaaagttttaattattaggcaaattatattaacatataaaataaaaaactgtcataaaagataaaaagaaatagaaaagaaatatttaaactaatgggcaaattatattaatatataaaataaaaatctgtcataaaggataaaatagaATACAATCGAATTTGaagtatttttgtttaatctgTTCATTGTTAACGTCTGACAAGATCTCATTTAGTCAGACGTAAATATCGTACAACGCGACTGCACTCTCGCGCGTTGGGTGCCAGGTGAAAATAGACGTTCTGGTCAGAATAATCAACTTACAAATGTACGCTTAAACGTGCTGAACTTACATACTCGTACTTGACTGTAATTTAATCTTGATCGCACATTCCTAGAGATAtttcataatgaaatataatttctgtGAAAGAggaattattaattcgaaGTGTTGAACTATTTACGACAGCAAcaacatagaaaatataaaatatataaataggtaGAAGCTAGATTATTGTATCAATTCAACGTGttgtatttataaatccaTGTCGAACTGTTAATTCATACAATTCCTCGCGTGAACTCCATGTCTTGTGAATGTATCTTCCATGAAtgatatttcatatctttctttatatagtACACGCCATCGTCTCACATTTCACCGGCTCACTCGCGCTAAGAACGATCGATAATCATATTACGgtatagtataaaaatataattcgtgATACTAACAAATATTACGACGATAGTAATGGAGTGAGTGTCCGATCAATCCGAATACGTAAAGACAAACGCCACCTTTCTCGAAGAGAACCCAAGGGTCGTGTTAGACGCTAAGGAGGCAGATGCGGTAAAATGTGCTCTGGTGAGGGTGAATCGTGCGAATCGTTACTTCTGGATGATGATGAGACTCGctgatgataaaaattgttGGAGGTTGTAGTCGAGGTGGAACTAGAACTAGTTGTAATTGTGCTCATCGTACCGATTGTCGTTACGGTCGTCGTTAAAGTCATTGTTGTAGTTGTATTAACGCTTTTCGTCACCATGACAGAAGAGGTAGATTGAGATCGCGTGCCAGGATTGGACCACGCAAGCGAGTTGCCACAACTCGACTCGGATGACAAACAATCGGATTGTCGCGATGCCGATGAACAATAGGTAGATGTCAACAAAGCATTCGTATTTGATATTGTTGCTGACATAGAGGCTGTTAATGGAgtcggtggtggtggtggcggtggtggtggcggaggTGGTGTAACCGATTGAGGCATCCGAAGCATATCCGTGAAAGGTGCGTCAGCAGCGTTGCAAACCCACGGTTCTGTAGATTTCGAATCGTCATTGTTCGTTGTACCGGCATTGGATCTTTGTCGTTTCGCATCGCCGTACAGCAAACAATGAACATTCGGCGAACTGCTACGATCACGAACACCCTCTTGTTCCTCGAGAAATCGGTCCATATAGTCCCTGCTTGCGATTTAATTATCCCGTCATACTTCTACTTTTCATTAGACGTTTGACAAAATGCACAAATACGTTGACTCccatttttatagttttatatggttaatatttcaatcgttTATTACTATAGAAAAGATACTCACGTGATACCAGGGTGTAaagcatattttttcttctctaaacGAGCCTTATATGTGAATATATcgtgtctctctgtctttttccataaataataaaactgcACTAATTCCCCAACGGATCTTGTTCTCACCTAAGAGAATTttactattaatttatattatatttgaacaGAATTTCAGTAATACGTTAGCCTGACTTAAAGTTTCCCGATTTTCATACCTTATTCCTTTGAATAAGATGAAAGTCTTTTCCGTAACTTCTTAAACCAGATTCAAAATTATGACATTCTTCTTCCGACCACAAACTAACAGCATCTGTCGACGGGATAACATTCATTCTACGTCTTCGTAATGCTTCCTCTAAATTGTAACCACATTGCAACAACAAATATAAGGCTTGTTCGTCGTCTCTAATATGAGAACCTGCGGGTAACGAGCCTGTTTTCATTGCCGGCAATTGCGCTCGTTCTAAAAACTCTTCTGTTTCCTCCTCTGGTATATGGCTAGGATCCCAAAGCATTTTATCCTCGTTTTCATAAGGCAATGCATCATCGTATCGACAAAGACCTTCCGGTATTGCTGCTTGATAATCACTACCAACCATGATAGTCTTTTTCCACTCTTCTTCGTCCGGACTATAATCAcaatcgtcttcttcttcttcactttGTGGTCGTGATACACTTCGTAAAAGTCTTGAAGTACCACCACCAATACTAGCACTAACTAGTCCATCTTCTCCTCCATCAGCAGCAGCACTACCACTGTTACCTTCTCCTCCATTGCCACCATTACCTGTTGAACAACCACCACGTGATGCAATACCAGAACAGGAAGAATTTCTACTTCCAGTTGCTTGCATTACTCCTGTACTTCCATTACCACTGCGATCGTTCATCAACGGAcattcttctccttctacttcttcatCATCGTCCTCTTCATCATCGATTCTATGTCTTTTAGCACAATCAGTGGTATTTGCACTGTTGGTTCCTTTTCCCGTATGTCCTGACACAGATGACTTGCAATCTTTGCTTTTCACCAGCATTTCggtataaaattgtttaagaTCAGGTTCGTTGCTAGTTGCGTCAgcttcgtcgtcatcatcgtcgtcatccgCGTCATTGTCACCCTTGTCCGAATACCGATCCTCACCTTCTGGATCACCGTTTCCAGTTGGGAGTAACATTTGATCTGAGCTGTTCGAATTCTCAGTAGAGGGATCTCCGTATCCATACATCGCAAGTAGATCTTTCAAAGGCATATCACCTTCctgaaagaagataaaaacatGAATGATTATTACACCAACCCCAAGCTATAGATTATGCATGAAATCTCACTACAAGAACGCACTTTGAGTCCAAAGTGTTGTAGAAACTTatcataattgtaattatttattggcttgattttttcatttcacagGCTTGATCCTAGAATAGTTGGGATCAGACGTTTGTTACAAAGTAAGAGATGTAATCATAAAGTATAAAGGAAAAACTCCAAACAATTATACCTTTTGTAAATTGGACAACTCGTTGTGCGAATCCTCACTACCTTCTAATGCTTCTTCCTCGTCTAGTGTTCGTTCATCATCAAAATCATTTACCATCATCTCCGTAGCAGGACCCATGTCAAAATCTCTATCTGCCCTATAAAATgacaaattcttttaaaattaacataaatatcattaatgaaatatctttaatgaataatgtatttttaatacaattaattgattatataaaattttattgatatacttacatgttttgaatatttatgttaGCGAAGACAGGATCACACCATAAACGTAAGAAAGTAGGTATACACAAAGATCGTTGGATCTCATGACCATTAACATATAAACGATTTACCTTCATAAACTTGACATAATGCACGTGCTTAGCACAGAGTTTAATACTACACTATCATTCTCACATCTATTGTCTAACACAATAGTCAACGGTACTATAcacaatctatatatatttagaacaACGCGAACCTAACCTCCAATTACcctaatattttcaatctatTCTTGTTCATGTTGTTGTAATTCCTTAGAGgcaaacaatgataataacaaagtaACACTCAACattgtttatcttttatacgTCATTTTTCGTCAAATTTCACTCTATCActaaatttttcgaatttatatacGACTCATCCAAGTGTAACAAATGTCAGTCAACAAAGTATTAATTAACCCGATATAttctacaaatttttaatacacaaTTGcacacaatataatataatgatcaaAAGGATTTATAGAAACAGcctaacaaaaaaatacatatatgaaaaagtTTAAAGATGCACACcccattatttatatctacgcATATAATATGGTGGCGCGTACCGCGATATCATAATATAGTACAATATAAGAGTAATCTTCAGCGAGCGGGAAAATcgtgaatatattttacgatgaCCAACGAAAGTAATTTTATGCTAttgtaaaatatctttataattattaattatcttttattttatcgaaaattaaattaatgtttaattcatattcttaaaatgtattttgtgaaattaataaatatacaaaatatagttgaatttaatataaaatttgagattcaaaatttaataacaccttaatgattaaaattaattttaaataaaatatttttaataaatccttTTCTAGAATTATGATCTTTGTACTTTTATTGTAAAAGTAGTCGCGTCACCATTTCGACTTTAATTTCATTAGTCGAATGCCACGTGAAACATGTTTCGTCTATCcacaatatataacaaaacactggtaaaaaaaatttttatttattcctcaATGGAAATAAAGcaataaacataattaaatataatactatcTATTTCTTCCGTTTTAGGTTAATCGTGAAGGAACACGATTTTCATTACATATTGCAAggtaatcattttatattaacttatTGTTTATTGAAAGTTcttgatattattaacaattaattttcagTTAATTAGATTACGatggaaatataaatttaataatataatatatacgtaagagGAGATATATGATCGTATCTATCGATCGTATCGATCATTAGTATTTTCAAACCTgcaacatatatttaataatagatataaaattgatacctaaaacatttaaattgtACTTTTGATACTTCATAATTGAACTAAGAACAAAACATTTAAgctatatataatagaaaatacgaaatatacAGATAAGAGTACACATATGTTctcacacatatgtatacataacacgcacgcacgcaggcatatatatatatatatatatacatacatacacacattataCAAACAAAGATGTTACAgtgtaaatatttacattagaaatattgattttcatagcttctttcatatatataattatatttaaggattcatactatatttatttgaagaaaatatacaaatatgtagCTTATACTTTTTCATGTTTTCAGGAACACTTTAACATCAAATACATCAGATGACTATCAATACATACAAATAAGTAAAGTTCCTTCTATGCATTTTCAACCATCTTTACCTCGTTTACCAATTCCTAAACTTGAAAGTTCATGTCAAAAGTATTTAATAGCACAGCAACCTCTAATAACACAACAAAAATTATGTGATATTGAATCTTTGATTAAGAATTTTCTTAAGGAAGATGGACCTAAATTACAAAAGGAACTTATTCAAAAGGATGCTAAAAATCGTCACACAAGTTATATAAATGAACCTTGGTTTGATATGTATTTGAAAGATCGTAAGCCCTTACCTATTAATTACAAccctttattaatatttaaacttgAAACTGATGCACGGTACAATGATCAGTTGGTAAAATCCACTAATCTTGTTATATCTTCATTAAGATTTATGAAATCTTTAAGAAGTGAAATTTTAGAACCAGAAGTATACCATTTAAATCCTACAAAATCAGATACTAAACTCTTTAGGAAAGTCACAGGATTACTTCCATCTAGTATAAGTTGGTATGGTGCTTATCTGTTTaaggtaaaaatatttaaataaaatttgatccAAAAATAACATCAAAGATATGATTAACaaaaatactaataaataatgacatttagtcatgtattttcttaagctgttagaagaagaaattattctcGCAGGCTTTTCCATTGGATATGTCACAATATCCCTATCTCTTCAATACAAGTAGAATACCGCAActaggaaaagataaaatttatcatgatGCCACAGGACGCCACATAATTGTGATGTGTAAAGGTCATTTCTATACACTTGATGTTTTGGATGAGAATAACTATATTCGACAACCTAGTGAAATAGCTGCgtctttaaaatcaattttggAAGATAACAGACGATTCAATGAATATCCTATTTCCATTTTAACAACATTAGAACGCAATAAATGGGCATCTGTAAGATTACATTTAATGAATAtaggaaatgaaaatattttacaaaaaatagattcagctatatttattttgatattggATGATAATCATATTGGTGAAGATCCCAACAAATTACAAAAGTCATACCTTCATGGTGATGGAACAAATCGTTGGtttgataaatctttttctttaattgttACAAAAGATGGATATGCTGGTTTGAATTTTGAACATTCTTGGGGAGATGGAGTAGCAGTTCTTAGATTTTTCAATGTAAGATACAAAGGACAaggattaatataaatttattaatattgatataaaacattttaatgtaagaaaataagaattttaatgcactattttatattgttgtaGGATATAAAAGCAGATATGTCAAAAAAACCAAGATTTCATCCTGAAGATGTAAAAGATCTCTCTAGTAGGCATGCCTTAAAAGTTGAAAAACTGGAATTTGTACTAGATTCAAAGATTAAAGACATTATTaatgaagaacaaaaaaattatgataagtGGACAAAACAATTACTTGTTGATCATATCATATATGAAGGATTTGGAAAaaatgaatgtaaaaaaataggAATTAGTCCAGATGCAATAATGCAGTTGGCGTTTCAATTAGCATTATATGAACAGGAAGGTCAAATGGTACCGACCTATGAATCTTGCAGTACTGCAGCTTTCAAACGTGGACGCACTGAAACTATTAGATCATGTACATTGCAAACTAAAGCTGCTTGTATAGCTTTGACAGAGAAGAAATTGGATATTTCTACAGCAGAActgaaaaaattgatttttgatTGCAGTAATATACATGGTATACTTATAAAAGAAGCTGCCATGggtaaattcaattaattcttaacttttaaatgtttttttactttataaaaatcatttgttaatatattattatcatactaTTACAGGACAGGCATTTGATAGACACTTATTTGCCTTAAAATGCATATGTGACGAATTAGGCATACGTAAGCCTGCTATATTTGAAGATCCATCATATGATACTTTAAACCATAATGTATTGTCTACATCTACTTTAGCAAGTCCTGCATTACTTTCCGGCGGTTTTGGACCTGTTGTAAATGATGGATATGGAA from Vespa velutina chromosome 3, iVesVel2.1, whole genome shotgun sequence includes:
- the LOC124947853 gene encoding mesoderm induction early response protein 1 isoform X4, translating into MPLKDLLAMYGYGDPSTENSNSSDQMLLPTGNGDPEGEDRYSDKGDNDADDDDDDDEADATSNEPDLKQFYTEMLVKSKDCKSSVSGHTGKGTNSANTTDCAKRHRIDDEEDDDEEVEGEECPLMNDRSGNGSTGVMQATGSRNSSCSGIASRGGCSTGNGGNGGEGNSGSAAADGGEDGLVSASIGGGTSRLLRSVSRPQSEEEEDDCDYSPDEEEWKKTIMVGSDYQAAIPEGLCRYDDALPYENEDKMLWDPSHIPEEETEEFLERAQLPAMKTGSLPAGSHIRDDEQALYLLLQCGYNLEEALRRRRMNVIPSTDAVSLWSEEECHNFESGLRSYGKDFHLIQRNKVRTRSVGELVQFYYLWKKTERHDIFTYKARLEKKKYALHPGITRDYMDRFLEEQEGVRDRSSSPNVHCLLYGDAKRQRSNAGTTNNDDSKSTEPWVCNAADAPFTDMLRMPQSVTPPPPPPPPPPPPTPLTASMSATISNTNALLTSTYCSSASRQSDCLSSESSCGNSLAWSNPGTRSQSTSSVMVTKSVNTTTTMTLTTTVTTIGTMSTITTSSSSTSTTTSNNFYHQRVSSSSRSNDSHDSPSPEHILPHLPP
- the LOC124947853 gene encoding mesoderm induction early response protein 1 isoform X5, which gives rise to MKVNRLYVNGHEIQRSLCIPTFLRLWCDPVFANINIQNMADRDFDMGPATEMMVNDFDDERTLDEEEALEGSEDSHNELSNLQKEGDMPLKDLLAMYGYGDPSTENSNSSDQMLLPTGNGDPEGEDRYSDKGDNDADDDDDDDEADATSNEPDLKQFYTEMLVKSKDCKSSVSGHTGKGTNSANTTDCAKRHRIDDEEDDDEEVEGEECPLMNDRSGNGSTGVMQATGSRNSSCSGIASRGGCSTGNGGNGGEGNSGSAAADGGEDGLVSASIGGGTSRLLRSVSRPQSEEEEDDCDYSPDEEEWKKTIMVGSDYQAAIPEGLCRYDDALPYENEDKMLWDPSHIPEEETEEFLERAQLPAMKTGSLPAGSHIRDDEQALYLLLQCGYNLEEALRRRRMNVIPSTDAVSLWSEEECHNFESGLRSYGKDFHLIQRNKVRTRSVGELVQFYYLWKKTERHDIFTYKARLEKKKYALHPGITRSMTG
- the LOC124947853 gene encoding mesoderm induction early response protein 1 isoform X2 is translated as MKVNRLYVNGHEIQRSLCIPTFLRLWCDPVFANINIQNMADRDFDMGPATEMMVNDFDDERTLDEEEALEGSEDSHNELSNLQKEGDMPLKDLLAMYGYGDPSTENSNSSDQMLLPTGNGDPEGEDRYSDKGDNDADDDDDDDEADATSNEPDLKQFYTEMLVKSKDCKSSVSGHTGKGTNSANTTDCAKRHRIDDEEDDDEEVEGEECPLMNDRSGNGSTGVMQATGSRNSSCSGIASRGGCSTGNGGNGGEGNSGSAAADGGEDGLVSASIGGGTSRLLRSVSRPQSEEEEDDCDYSPDEEEWKKTIMVGSDYQAAIPEGLCRYDDALPYENEDKMLWDPSHIPEEETEEFLERAQLPAMKTGSLPAGSHIRDDEQALYLLLQCGYNLEEALRRRRMNVIPSTDAVSLWSEEECHNFESGLRSYGKDFHLIQRNKVRTRSVGELVQFYYLWKKTERHDIFTYKARLEKKKYALHPGITDYMDRFLEEQEGVRDRSSSPNVHCLLYGDAKRQRSNAGTTNNDDSKSTEPWVCNAADAPFTDMLRMPQSVTPPPPPPPPPPPPTPLTASMSATISNTNALLTSTYCSSASRQSDCLSSESSCGNSLAWSNPGTRSQSTSSVMVTKSVNTTTTMTLTTTVTTIGTMSTITTSSSSTSTTTSNNFYHQRVSSSSRSNDSHDSPSPEHILPHLPP
- the LOC124947854 gene encoding carnitine O-palmitoyltransferase 2, mitochondrial, which produces MFRLSTIYNKTLVNREGTRFSLHIARNTLTSNTSDDYQYIQISKVPSMHFQPSLPRLPIPKLESSCQKYLIAQQPLITQQKLCDIESLIKNFLKEDGPKLQKELIQKDAKNRHTSYINEPWFDMYLKDRKPLPINYNPLLIFKLETDARYNDQLVKSTNLVISSLRFMKSLRSEILEPEVYHLNPTKSDTKLFRKVTGLLPSSISWYGAYLFKAFPLDMSQYPYLFNTSRIPQLGKDKIYHDATGRHIIVMCKGHFYTLDVLDENNYIRQPSEIAASLKSILEDNRRFNEYPISILTTLERNKWASVRLHLMNIGNENILQKIDSAIFILILDDNHIGEDPNKLQKSYLHGDGTNRWFDKSFSLIVTKDGYAGLNFEHSWGDGVAVLRFFNDIKADMSKKPRFHPEDVKDLSSRHALKVEKLEFVLDSKIKDIINEEQKNYDKWTKQLLVDHIIYEGFGKNECKKIGISPDAIMQLAFQLALYEQEGQMVPTYESCSTAAFKRGRTETIRSCTLQTKAACIALTEKKLDISTAELKKLIFDCSNIHGILIKEAAMGQAFDRHLFALKCICDELGIRKPAIFEDPSYDTLNHNVLSTSTLASPALLSGGFGPVVNDGYGIGYCVQDHKLETMVSSYQGNRNANNYVKSLKKALKTIHTILISK
- the LOC124947853 gene encoding mesoderm induction early response protein 1 isoform X3 is translated as MGPATEMMVNDFDDERTLDEEEALEGSEDSHNELSNLQKEGDMPLKDLLAMYGYGDPSTENSNSSDQMLLPTGNGDPEGEDRYSDKGDNDADDDDDDDEADATSNEPDLKQFYTEMLVKSKDCKSSVSGHTGKGTNSANTTDCAKRHRIDDEEDDDEEVEGEECPLMNDRSGNGSTGVMQATGSRNSSCSGIASRGGCSTGNGGNGGEGNSGSAAADGGEDGLVSASIGGGTSRLLRSVSRPQSEEEEDDCDYSPDEEEWKKTIMVGSDYQAAIPEGLCRYDDALPYENEDKMLWDPSHIPEEETEEFLERAQLPAMKTGSLPAGSHIRDDEQALYLLLQCGYNLEEALRRRRMNVIPSTDAVSLWSEEECHNFESGLRSYGKDFHLIQRNKVRTRSVGELVQFYYLWKKTERHDIFTYKARLEKKKYALHPGITRDYMDRFLEEQEGVRDRSSSPNVHCLLYGDAKRQRSNAGTTNNDDSKSTEPWVCNAADAPFTDMLRMPQSVTPPPPPPPPPPPPTPLTASMSATISNTNALLTSTYCSSASRQSDCLSSESSCGNSLAWSNPGTRSQSTSSVMVTKSVNTTTTMTLTTTVTTIGTMSTITTSSSSTSTTTSNNFYHQRVSSSSRSNDSHDSPSPEHILPHLPP
- the LOC124947853 gene encoding mesoderm induction early response protein 1 isoform X6 produces the protein MKVNRLYVNGHEIQRSLCIPTFLRLWCDPVFANINIQNMADRDFDMGPATEMMVNDFDDERTLDEEEALEGSEDSHNELSNLQKEGDMPLKDLLAMYGYGDPSTENSNSSDQMLLPTGNGDPEGEDRYSDKGDNDADDDDDDDEADATSNEPDLKQFYTEMLVKSKDCKSSVSGHTGKGTNSANTTDCAKRHRIDDEEDDDEEVEGEECPLMNDRSGNGSTGVMQATGSRNSSCSGIASRGGCSTGNGGNGGEGNSGSAAADGGEDGLVSASIGGGTSRLLRSVSRPQSEEEEDDCDYSPDEEEWKKTIMVGSDYQAAIPEGLCRYDDALPYENEDKMLWDPSHIPEEETEEFLERAQLPAMKTGSLPAGSHIRDDEQALYLLLQCGYNLEEALRRRRMNVIPSTDAVSLWSEEECHNFESGLRSYGKDFHLIQRNKVRTRSVGELVQFYYLWKKTERHDIFTYKARLEKKKYALHPGITSMTG
- the LOC124947853 gene encoding mesoderm induction early response protein 1 isoform X1 is translated as MKVNRLYVNGHEIQRSLCIPTFLRLWCDPVFANINIQNMADRDFDMGPATEMMVNDFDDERTLDEEEALEGSEDSHNELSNLQKEGDMPLKDLLAMYGYGDPSTENSNSSDQMLLPTGNGDPEGEDRYSDKGDNDADDDDDDDEADATSNEPDLKQFYTEMLVKSKDCKSSVSGHTGKGTNSANTTDCAKRHRIDDEEDDDEEVEGEECPLMNDRSGNGSTGVMQATGSRNSSCSGIASRGGCSTGNGGNGGEGNSGSAAADGGEDGLVSASIGGGTSRLLRSVSRPQSEEEEDDCDYSPDEEEWKKTIMVGSDYQAAIPEGLCRYDDALPYENEDKMLWDPSHIPEEETEEFLERAQLPAMKTGSLPAGSHIRDDEQALYLLLQCGYNLEEALRRRRMNVIPSTDAVSLWSEEECHNFESGLRSYGKDFHLIQRNKVRTRSVGELVQFYYLWKKTERHDIFTYKARLEKKKYALHPGITRDYMDRFLEEQEGVRDRSSSPNVHCLLYGDAKRQRSNAGTTNNDDSKSTEPWVCNAADAPFTDMLRMPQSVTPPPPPPPPPPPPTPLTASMSATISNTNALLTSTYCSSASRQSDCLSSESSCGNSLAWSNPGTRSQSTSSVMVTKSVNTTTTMTLTTTVTTIGTMSTITTSSSSTSTTTSNNFYHQRVSSSSRSNDSHDSPSPEHILPHLPP